Part of the Paenibacillus sp. FSL R7-0273 genome is shown below.
CCCTTCCGTGAAGAACGGACAGACCATTGAGCCGATCCGGTTGACCGTCAGCGGAATTCCGGTGTCGGCGCTGTTGCGCTTCAACCCGGCTTCCAGACGCGCGCCCAGCGTTTCCAGACGGTCGTACACTTCAGGAGTCAGCAGCTTCAGCGTGCTGTAGCCGGCAGCCATCGCCAGCGGATTCCCGCTGAGCGTACCCGCCTGGTAGATCGGCCCCGCCGGAGCCATCTGCTCCATAATCTCCCTGCGGCCGCCGTAAGCGCCGACCGGAAGACCGCCGCCGATGACCTTGCCGAAGCAGGTCAGGTCTGGTTCAATACCGAACAGGCCCTGCGCACAGCTGCGGTTCACCCGGAATCCGGTCATCACCTCATCAAAAATCAGCAGCGCCCCATAACCCGTAGTCACCTTGCGCAAGCCCTCAAGGAAGCCCGGCTGCGGCGGCACAACGCCCATATTGCCGGCAATCGGCTCGACGATAACTGCGGCGATTTCGTTGCCGTAGCGTTCGAAGGCGATTTTGACACCTTCCAGGTCATTGTAAGGTACAGTGATCGTGTTCACCGCTACCCCTTCCGGCACGCCCGGGCTGTCCGGCAGGCCCAGCGTAGCGACACCCGATCCCGCCTTGATCAGCAGGCTGTCCGCATGACCGTGGTACGAGCCTTCGAACTTGAGGATTTTGCTGCGTCCGGTGTAGCCGCGGGCCAGACGAATTGCGCTCATGGTAGCTTCCGTACCGGAGTTAACCATCCGCACGATATCCACGGACGGCACACGCTCGACGACCAGCTTGGCCATCTCCGTCTCCAGCAGCGTCGGCGCACCGAAGCTTGTCCCTTTTACCGCAGTCTCCTGCAGAGCTTTAACCACCTCTGGATGGGCATGTCCCATAATAAGCGGGCCCCAGGAGCAGACATAGTCGATAAAGCTGTTGCCGTCAATATCATAAATACGCGAGCCGATCCCGTGATCCACATACACCGGTGTCAGGCCGACCGATTTGAACGCCCGCACCGGGCTATTCACCCCGCCGGGAATATACTGCTTAGCTTCTTCAAAAGCGTTCCGGGAAGCCTCTTCCCGGCGCGACAATGGCACATTGCCCATGTTATTCACTCCTGTTCTGTTCGTTAGTTTAGCCGCGCAGCCAGCGGGCTGCATCCTTGGCAAAATAAGTGATAATAATGTCCGCGCCCGCCCGCTTCATGCCGGTCAGCATCTCCATTACGATTGCTTTTTCATCGATCCAGCCTTGCAGCGCCGCCGCTTTGACCATCGAATACTCACCGCTCACATTGTAAGCCACCAGCGGCAGATCGAACTGGTCGCGGATCGTCCGGATCACATCGAGATAAGCCAGCGCCGGCTTAACCATCAGCATGTCTGCACCTTCAAGCACATCGGAGTCGGCTTCGCGGATCGCTTCCCGCAGGTTAGCCGGGTCCATCTGGTATGTTTTGCGGTTGCCGAACTGCGGCGCAGAATCAGCAGCCTCGCGGAACGGGCCGTAGAAGGCGGAGGCGTATTTTACCGAATAGGACATAATAGGCACATGCTCAAAACCATTTTCATCCAGTCCGGCGCGGATCGCCTGCACAAAACCGTCCATCATGTTCGAAGGCGCGATAATATCCGCCCCGGCCTTGGCCTGCGATACCGCAGTACGGGTCAGCAGCGTAAGCGAAGCATCGTTAATGACATCCCCATGCACTACGCCGTCAACCACATGAGTGTGAACCATGCCGCAATGGCCGTGGTCCGTGAACTCACACAGACAGGTATCAGCTACAACGAGCAGTTCAGGGTACCATTG
Proteins encoded:
- the hemL gene encoding glutamate-1-semialdehyde 2,1-aminomutase, whose amino-acid sequence is MGNVPLSRREEASRNAFEEAKQYIPGGVNSPVRAFKSVGLTPVYVDHGIGSRIYDIDGNSFIDYVCSWGPLIMGHAHPEVVKALQETAVKGTSFGAPTLLETEMAKLVVERVPSVDIVRMVNSGTEATMSAIRLARGYTGRSKILKFEGSYHGHADSLLIKAGSGVATLGLPDSPGVPEGVAVNTITVPYNDLEGVKIAFERYGNEIAAVIVEPIAGNMGVVPPQPGFLEGLRKVTTGYGALLIFDEVMTGFRVNRSCAQGLFGIEPDLTCFGKVIGGGLPVGAYGGRREIMEQMAPAGPIYQAGTLSGNPLAMAAGYSTLKLLTPEVYDRLETLGARLEAGLKRNSADTGIPLTVNRIGSMVCPFFTEGPVYNFETAKSSNLEQFRSYFGKMLDQGISVPPSQFEGMFVSGVHSEQDIDDTLEAHYRALKSL
- the hemB gene encoding porphobilinogen synthase, with amino-acid sequence MSFPITRHRRLRGTAGIRGMVRETVLNTLDLIQPIFVTYGTGVKTEIGSMPGVYHFSMDMLKAEVDEIAALGIPAVLLFGIPETKDAVGSSGFADDGIVQEATRLIKQWYPELLVVADTCLCEFTDHGHCGMVHTHVVDGVVHGDVINDASLTLLTRTAVSQAKAGADIIAPSNMMDGFVQAIRAGLDENGFEHVPIMSYSVKYASAFYGPFREAADSAPQFGNRKTYQMDPANLREAIREADSDVLEGADMLMVKPALAYLDVIRTIRDQFDLPLVAYNVSGEYSMVKAAALQGWIDEKAIVMEMLTGMKRAGADIIITYFAKDAARWLRG